The genomic region CAGTCCACTTCCGCGCCGAACCTGCCGTGCGCCCTGCCGATCGAACCCGTGTGAGAGAGCACCGCGTCGAGAGCTGGTTGGAGCTACAGGAGGCGCTCTTCGCGGGCTCCTGGAACGAGGCGCTGGGGCGCTTTCGCCCGAGCTTCGTCTTTCGGGGCGTGCCGGACGCGGGGCATGACCTCTCCACCTCGCTCAATCGTCAGGGAGGCGCGTTCGCCTCTCACGAGAGGGATCTGCTGCGGGCCTTTCGCAAGTACGCGCGGGGCACCTCGTCGCGGCCGTGCGAGTCGGTCTGGGACTGGTTGGCGCTGGCGCAGCACCATGGGCTACCCACGCGGCTGCTGGACTGGACGTTCAGCCCGAATGTGGCGCTGCACTTCCTGACAGAGGATCCGGAGCTGTACGAGGTGGATGGCGTGGTGTGGTGTGTGGACTACCGGGAGACGAACCGGCTGCTGCCCAAGCCATTGCAGACGCAGCTGCGCGAGGAGGGAGCGGACGTCTTCACCGCGGAGATGCTCGAGGCGGCGGCGGGAGACCTGCCCACGTTCGACAGACTGACGAAGCACCCCTTCGTGCTGTTCCTGGAGCCGCCCTCGCTGGACGACCGCATCGTGAACCAGTTCGCGCTCTTCTCGGTGATGAACGGGCCGATGCTGCGGCTGGACACGTTCCTGGAGAGCCAGAAACGTGGCGTGCGCCGGCTCATCGTCCCGGCCTCCCTGAAGTGGGAGGTCCGGGACAAGCTGGACCAGGCGAACGTGACGGAGCGTGTGCTGTTCCCGGGCCTGGATGGCTTGAGCCGCTGGCTGCGTCGCTACTACAGCCCGCGTCCGCGCTAGATCTCGACGTAGCGGCCGTGCAGGGGATCGGAATTCCCCTCGAGCCCGGCGTTCCGCTCCCGCTCGGTGCGAGCCAGCATGTCCTTCTCCGACTCCTTGCCGAAGGCGCCAAAGAGGATGGTGAGAAGAATGATCCCGAAGAAGATGATGCTGCCAACCAGCATGGATCCGACGATGAGCATGAGGCGACCTCTCTTTCGAAATCAGGGGAGCCCGGATGGCCCCTTGCCCTCGAAAGATGGGGATGCGGGAGTCCGTTGGCGGATTCCCTAAAGCAGTCCGCTCGCCTGCTCCCCTGGCACTCGGCAACTCAACGGGTGCTCGCCTACTCCATAAGTAGGCTATCTCTCCAATCGCCCCAACGTGGTAGATTGTATGGCATGAGCGAT from Hyalangium ruber harbors:
- a CDS encoding FRG domain-containing protein, with product MREHRVESWLELQEALFAGSWNEALGRFRPSFVFRGVPDAGHDLSTSLNRQGGAFASHERDLLRAFRKYARGTSSRPCESVWDWLALAQHHGLPTRLLDWTFSPNVALHFLTEDPELYEVDGVVWCVDYRETNRLLPKPLQTQLREEGADVFTAEMLEAAAGDLPTFDRLTKHPFVLFLEPPSLDDRIVNQFALFSVMNGPMLRLDTFLESQKRGVRRLIVPASLKWEVRDKLDQANVTERVLFPGLDGLSRWLRRYYSPRPR